ATGCCAAAGACGGCGCAGGGAGCGTCCGTCTTTTTCGGGTTCACTGTCTCTGCAGCAGCCAAGTCACTTCTCTCCACATATCAAGCTGCGACCACGCGAATGACCACTCCCGGATTCATCGGTGACAAAGAAGAGACCGGAAAAATCAACCGCACCAAGGAGCGCAGGCACCTGTAAATCTTGCTTGTTGACCGCGCCTGTCAGGTTGCGGGAGTTCTTCGCAGGCGGCGCTCTCTCCGGATTTCTGCGGAGATCCGCAAGGGCACTGGCCCTCGCCACTGAATCAGCTTCGTTTGCGGCGCAAAACTGCCTCGATGGCGTCGCGAACCGCGCGTTCTCCGATCCCCGCATGCTCCAGTAACTCATAGTATGGTCCGCTGGCGGCGTACCCTTGGAGGCCGACTCGTTGCAGCGGAGTAGGACGGCGCTCACTAAGCAATTCCGCAACCGCAGAACCCAGTCCACCATTCACGTAGTGGTCCTCAACTGTGACAACGGCGCCTGTCCGTGCAGCAGATTCCAGCAGGACCTCCTCGTCCAAAGGCTTCACGGTGTGGCTGTCAATCAGTTCAATGGAAACATCCTTCGACCAAACATCCATCCAGCGCTGACAATAACCCACATGAGGGCCACAGGTCACCAGCGTAATGTCAGAGCCTTTCCGCAGCACGTTGGCTTTTCCAATACTGAAAGGCGGGTTCTTCTCGTAAAAGACCGCGGTGGGTTCTCGATACAGCCTGAGGTACACGGGATTCGGGTAGTCAACCGAGGCCTGGAGCGCCGAGGGGATCTGATTGGCGTCTGCCACAACCACCACCGCGAAGGGAGGCGTTGACCTGAAGAAAGCAACATCTTCGATGGCGTGAGCAGAAGGCCCGTCTTTACCATTGGAGATGCCGCCATGCGAACCGACAACATTCACTTTGAGCTTATTGTGGCCGATGGACTGCCGGACGTGGTCCATCGCCCGGCCAAGAAACGCCCCGAATGTGACGGCATAAGGGATGTATCCGGCCATGGCGAGCCCCGCGCTCATGCCGATCATGTTCGTCTCAGCAACCCCGCAGTTGAAATACCGGGACGGGTTTTGCTCACCGAAACGGGCGAGATTTACGCTGCCTCCAAGGTCCGCCGTAACGGCCACCAATCGTTTGTCGGTCTCAGCAAGCGCCTCAAATGCCGGTCCGAAAGCCTGCCGGATCGCGACCAAATTCCCGGCTTTCAGATCAATAGCTGACGCGGGAGTAATCATGATTGCTTGGCCTCCTCTTGAGTTACGGGTTGATACCCAGGCATCCAGCTTTCGTCGGGCTCATTGCTTACGGGCTCTTTTAAATCCGACATAGCTTTTAGAAACAGCGGGTTTGTCAGCACTCCGTGGTGCCAATGGTAGTCGCCGCGCATGAACGAGATCGGGAAGCCGGTTTCAGTATGGGAAATGAGCACCGCGGGACCTTTGGCTTCCATCGCCCATTTCATTCCGTCCATAACTTCAGCCATGTTATTGCCCTGAATGTCTCGTGCAACCCAGTGCGAGGCCCGGTACTTGTCTGCAATGGGATCAAGAGTCGGCATCACGACGGAAGTGGGCCCATTGATTTGGTTACCGTTCTTGTCAACAACCGCGATCAGGTTGTCGAGACCCCACTTTGATGCCGACATGACAGCCTCCCACACGGAGCCCTCCTCCTGCTCGCCGTCGCTCATCAATACAACGACCCGGCTTGCTTCCGAGCGCAGCTTCGCGGCCAGCGCCAGTCCGACGCCGACGCTTAAACCTTGTCCCAGGGAGCCAGAAGAGCACTCGATACCGGGGAACGTGTGGCGTTTGGCATGGCCTTCCAAGCCGGTACCGTATTGGCGCAGACCCGAAAGCTTGGCCACCGGGGAATAGCCAGCGTGCGAAAGACAAGAATAGAGTCCGGGCACGGCGTGTCCCACGGACAGGATCACGCGGTCACGGTCCTTCCAATCCGGGTCTGCAGGATTGTGACGGACAAAGCCTCCAAAGTAGAGCGCAACCATCACGTCCATCAATGAGAGAGAGCTGCCGGGATGCCCCGATTGAGCGCATCGCAATTCCTTGAGGGTGTCAACCCGGCACTGCCTGGCGATCGCTTCCAACTCGCTGATTGTTTTCATAATAATCTTTCGCAACCTTTCAGGTTTGTCCGAGCGCATGGCGGATCGCAAGGATTTCGCGCAATAGCTTCGGCAGGTCCTTTAGATCGAGATTGTTTGGACCGTCTGACAGAGCATGGTCCGGATCGTCGTGACATTCAAGAAACAGCCCGTCAACCCCGCACGCGACTGCGCCGCGCACCAGATAGGGAATCATCTCCCGATCGCCGCCTGAGGTGTTCCCCAGCGCTCCCGGGCGTTGCACGCTGTGCGTGCCGTCAAAGACAACCGGCCAGCCCGTCCGAGCCATGATGGGAAGGGCGCGCAGGTCGGTTACCAGCGTGTGGTAGCCAAACGAGGCGCCGCGTTCGGTGAGGAGAATCCGCGTCCCGCCCGCCGCCTCGACCTTTGCGGCAACGTTCGCCATGTCCTCAGGCGCCAGAAACTGCCCTTTCTTCACGTTAACCACGCGACCGGTCTTGCCGCAGGCGTGGAGCAAATCAGTCTGGCGGCAGAGAAAGGCAGGGACCTGAAGCACGTCGAGCGTTTCCGCGGCGCGCTCCACCTGTACCGACTCGTGAACGTCTGAGAGAAGTGGCAGACCGTACGTCGCCTTGACCTCAGCCAGGACCTCGAGTCCCTCTGTCATTCCCAGTCCACGAAAGGTCCCTTGCGATGACCGGTTCGCCTTGTCATAGCTTGCCTTGAAAATGAGCGGCACTCCGAACTCGCCGCAGATCTCGCGCAGGATGCGCGCGATGGTCAGGGTTTTCGAGCGGCTTTCCACCACACAGGGACCCGCGATGAGAAAGAGTGGGTGTCCGCGGCCCATGCGAATCTCTGTACCTTGCGACAGCTGCAGGGTCACAGTTTTAGGGGCAGCAACTGCGCTCATGCTCGCATACTGCTGGTGGAGCGGGTTGGCAAACAGGTAACATGAACTGCCGCTTCAGAATGACTCCCTGCTATCACTTCCTCTCCTCAAGTTGCTTGTGTTCTTTCCGCGCTCGCGCCGACTGTGCATTGTAGCCGAAGAGATTCGGGGTTGTAAATCATACGCACATTGCACCACGCAAATAGCAGTCAATGCGCTTGCTGGTCCAGGCCGGGCGCTGTGCGCCAGGCGCAGATTGGCGCTGATGACGGCATCAACGCGTGCGTCTATGATAGATACGCCATCAAGCCGATTGATGAAGCCGCCGTGGCGCAAGCCGCGCAGGAATGCGGCGCCATCGTCACCTGCGGAAGAACATCTGCTTGATGGAGGCCTGGGCCAAGCTTGCGTATTCGATTTTCGCCTCAAGAACCTCTTTACACCAGGACTCTTCATCATTGATCTGAAAGGTGCTCACCATGGTCCATATCCTGTTGTTCTGCATGATGCTGCTCCAGTCCGGTGTGCAAACCAGGCTGAAGCCGGCGATTGATAATGAGCGCGTTACCGTATGGGACGCGAATGCGCCCACAAATGCGCGGACGGTTGATGCCGTGGTTGTTGGGTTCTCCGGCAGCGCGGAGTGGGTGCCTAAAGGTACGCCGCCCAAGATTACTGGAAGGGCCCTGGTCATTGATCTCAAGGACCATCCGGTGGCGCCAATAGCAAATCCCACCAAATATCCGCTGGGGTTTCCGCGGCCGGGCTCGAAGAAGCTCCTGGAAAACGAACGCGTGATCGTGTGGGATTACACCTGGGAGCCGGGCGTGGCCACGCCAATGCACTTCCACGATAAAGACGTGGTGGTGTTGTTCCTGGAAGACGGCGACCTGAAATCAACCACGCCGGACGGAAAGGAAGTCGTGAACGCGTACACCGCCGGCACGGTCAGGTTCAACCTGCGCGACCGCACACACACGGAAACGCTGGTCCGTGGAAAACAGCGCGCCATCATCACGGAGCTGAAGTAAGAGCTCAGCGGCTGTTCAGGAAATCTTCCAGCACCGTGACATATTTTTCCGGCTCCTCATATGAGGGCAGGTGCCCGCTTTGTTCGAAGATGACCAGCTTGGCGCCGGGGATCGCGTGCGCCAGCCGCCATGCCGTGAGCGGCGCAACATTCATGTCATAGCGGCCGGTGATGACCAGCGTGGGAAACTTGAAGTCCGCAAGCTTGGCGGTGAGGTCCAGGTCAGCAGTGGCTTTTCCCACGGCTGCGGCAACCGCCGGCTCGTATCCCAGATCGCCCATGTGGCTCATGTAGGCGTCACGTTTCTCCGGAGAATAGAAGATCATGCGGAAGTGGTTGCGCAGGCCGGCCTGGGCTGCCGCCTCGGTCTCAGGACCGAGCCGTTGCCGCTCCTGCTCGTTCTGTTCTTCGATGTCCGGAAAGACTTCCGGCAACACGTGCACAATGCTCTTCCACGAGGGGCCAGGAGAGTCAGAGAGCACCAGCTTTGCCACGTGCTCAGGGTGAGCAGCGGCGTAGGCCATGGCCAGCAGCCCGCCGTAAGAGTCGCCCACCAACGCAACTTTGGCGAGCCCCAGGGACTGGCGCACTGCGTCCAGGTCGGCAACTTGCGCGTCCATATTTTGTGAAATAGAAGATTGTGAAACCGCGGACGCCCCCGAATCACCGGACGATGGCGTAGGCATGCGAACAGGTTTCGATGCGCCGGTGCCACGCTGGTCATAAAAGACGACCAGGCGGTTTTTGGCGACGCGTTGCCAAACGTCGTTCTGCATCATGTAGGCGTGGGAAAGCCCGGGCCCGCCATTGACCGCGATCACCGGAAGCGTGGCGCCAAGTTTGCCAAAGGTCTCATAGCCGATGTCAACCTGTTCCGTGTGAGCGACGCCCGTTGCGTGCGCGACGGCTTGCGCGGACAGTGTTGCAGAGTTTAGAAAAAGTGTTGCGAGACAGAGGAGCGGCGCGGATGCCATCAGCAGCTTCAGCTTCATGTAAACAAGTGACCTCGCGGAGAAGAGATTGAGCGAGGATAGCAGAACCACGTAACGTCTTCACCGCCGCTTGCAATTCGTCACTTTTTCTTGCTCTTTTCCTGTGCGACCCGCGCCTTCACCAGTTTCTTGATCAGCGCAACCGGCACTGGCTTCTCCAGCGGGAAATGGATGGTCCCCTTGGATGTGGAGAAGCCTTTCAGCTCGTCCTTAAACGCTTCGATGACGGCTGCGGTCGGGAACAAACTGCAGTGGTCGGAAAACGCGGCGAACCACACCAGTACCCGTTTGTGCTTGAACGCAGGAATCCCATAGCTGATGGTTTCGGTGGCTTCCGGCGGAACAACGGCGCGAATCGCCGCACGAATCTTGCTCAAAGCGCCGCGGGCGGGTTGCGGGACGCCGGCAGAGTATTCAGCAACAGTCTTTGGGGAAGTTTTTTGGGCGACTCGAGTGCTTTTGGCAGCAGAACGGCGTTTGCTGGACTTCGCTTTTCTCATCTGGGCGATGCTACAAAAACTTCCACTTCAAAGTCCAACGTTTGGCTTTTTCGTTGCGATAGGGACCTCTCACTTCGTTCGAGATGTGATTTTCAATCCAACTCTCGCAGCGACACCTTCGTCGCATACACCGCCACGCTGCCCAGCAGCGCCACGGCCGACATTCCGGCGATAGCGTGGGCCGGTGAGACCACCTTCACCAGGTATCCGGCAATCAGGCAGCCGATGGGCGGCAGCCCCAGGAACGCCGTGGAGTAAATGCTCATCACCCGTCCGCGCATGGTGTCTTCCGCCAAATGCTGGAGCAGCGCGTTGACCGTGGCCACCATGATGATCATGAAATAGCCCGCGGTCATGAGCAGCAGCGCGGACAACCAGAAATTGTGCGAGAAGGTGAAGGCAATGATGGCGCAAAAGAAGCCGATGCCCGAACGCAAAACAAAAACGCCGCGGCGGCGCATGGTCCCGGTGTGGGCGATGGTGACCGCGGCAAAAAACGATCCCGCGCCCGAACAGGCCATCAGCACGCCCAGGCCGCTGACGCCGCGATGCAGGACGTCGCGGGCAAAGTACGGAATAAACGTCAGGTAGGGTACCGCCAGCAGGCTGGCAATCGCCGTCATCATCACCAGAGGTTGCATGTGGGGATGGCCGAACACGTAGGCGAACCCCTGTTTCAGTTTGTCCCACAAGTGGCCTTCCGCGGGCGCCGGGCGCTCCGGATAATCCATGCGTGAGAGGGCCACCAGCACGGCCAGAAAGCTCAGCCCGTTGAGAAAGAAATTTCCCGCAGCGCCCACCAGGGCCATGGCAAAGCCGCCCAGCGTGGGCCCCAGGACGCGCGACATGTTGAACTGCGCGGAGTTCAGGCCAATGGCGTTAGTGAGGTCTTCCCGCGGGACCAGCCGGGGAACCAGCGCCTGGTAGCTGGGCGTGTTCAATGACATGGCAATGCCCGTCCCCAGCGCGAGCAAGATAATTTCCAGCACATTGATGACGTTCAGCCAGGCCAGCGCCGCCATGGTAAAGGCAAACACCATCATGGCCGATTGGGTGATCATCAGCAGTTTGCGGTTGTTGACGTGGTCAGCGATGACGCCGCCGATCAAAGCGAACAACAGAATCGGCGCCGATGACGCAAACCCCACCACGCCCAGCCAGAACGCCGAGTTGGTCCGCTCCAGCACTACCCAGCCCAGGGCCACGTTTTGCATCCAGGTGCCGATGTTGGAGAGAAAGTTGCCAATCCAGAAGAGCCGGAAGTCGCGGTTGTGCAGCGCGCGGGCAATGCGCGGCAGGCGGAAGGCGGCGGTCTCATCGGTCGCGGCGCCGGTGGCCAGATCTACACCGTCCGCATCCATGTGAGAGTTCATCGGGGACGAACGCGCGCCATCCGTCGCTGGCGCCGCCGCGGGCCCAGGGTTGCCTTCTGTCATTTCCGTATTCGTTCCCAAGTTCAGCAGGGCCTCTCGCCCGGCATTCGAATAAATCCTACTCAATAGTGTAAGCTTTTTTGTTCCCGCGGCCCGCGGACCTCAAGGAGAACACTCTTGCTACGCGCCAAATTGACCCTGCTGTTGCCGGTCCTTGTTCTTGCCACCTTCGCGCAGTCAACCCAGGAAAGCCGCGCGCCAAGTCCCGGAGAAACGCCGCGCGTGTTTGGCTTCCGCGATTTCAGCAAGCAGCACCAGTGGGACCAGAAGTTCATCGCCGTGCCTGATCCCAAGCTCGCGGAACAGCACTTGAAGATCCTTACCGCTGTGCCGCACGTCGCCGGTTCGGCGGAGGACAGGGCCACGGCGGAATACGTTGCCAAGCAATTCTTCGTGGGCGGCCTGGAGACTGAGACCGTCTCCTACAGGGTGTGGATGAACCGCCCAGCCGAGATCAGCGTGACCCTGACCGCGCCGGCCAACGTGAAGATGAACGGCCCCACGCGCGAGCACGTGAGCAGCGATCCATACCAGGACGACCCGCGGGTGCTGATGCCCTTCAACGGTTCGTCGCCCTCCGGCGACGTGGAAGCCGAGGTGGTGTACGCCAACTACGGCCGCCCGGATGATTTCAAGAAGTTGGAGGAAATGAAAATTGATGTTCGCGGAAAAATCGTGATCGTCCGCTACGGCGAAAATTTCCGCGGGGTAAAGAGTTTTGTGGCGGAAGAGCACGGCGCCGCCGGCGTCATCATCTACTCCGATCCCTGGGACGACGGCTACTTCCGCGGCGATGCTTATCCCAAGGGCCCGTGGCGTCCGGACACCGGGGTGCAGCGCGGGTCCATCCAATATATGTTCAAGTATCCCGGCGATCCCACCACTCCGGGGTTTGCGTCGGTTCCAACCCTGCCGGAGTCCAAGCGCATCGCGCCGGAAAAAGCCGCCAGCATGCCGAAAATTCCCACCACACCCATTTCGTATGCCGACGCCACTCCGATTCTGCAAAGCCTGGGCGGGCCGGAGTCACCGCGCGAGTGGCAAGGCGCGCTGCCTTTCACCTACCACGTTGGTCCAGGGCCGGCGAAAGTGAAGATGCATCTCAAGCAGGACTACCGCTACTGGACCATCTGGAACGTGATCGGCAAAATAACCGGCGCCAAGTATCCCAACGAGTGGGTGGTGGTGGGCAACCATCGCGATGCCTGGGTTTACGGCGCGGTGGACCCCAACAGCGGCACCGCAGCCATGCTGGAGACGGTGCACGGCATTCAGGAACTGCTGCACCAGGGCTGGAAGCCGGATCGCACGCTTATTTTTGCCAGCTGGGACGCGGAAGAAGAAGGACTGATCGGCAGCACCGAGTGGGGCGAAGACCATGAGAGCGAACTGGCCCACGCCGTGGCGTACTTCAATCTGGACGTGGCCGTGACCGGCCCGAATTTTGGCGCGTCTGCCGTACCCAGCTTAAAAGGATTTATTCGCGACGTAACCCGCTTCGTTCCCAGCCCCAAAGGCGGCACGGTTTACGACGTGTGGAAAGAGCGGGCCCGCGAGCGCCAGAACGAGCGCCGTCCTGAAGGTGGCGGCAGAAGCGTCCCCAACGCCCGCGTTGACGCCGATGTTCCCGTCGGCGACCTGGGCAGCGGGTCTGACTACAGCGTTTTCATTCAGCATCTCGGCGTGCCGTCGGCAGACATGACTTCCAGCGGCCAGTACGGCGTTTACCATTCCACCTTTGACGATTTTGCCTGGTTCAAGAAATTTGGCGATCCCACCTTTGAATATGAGCAGCAGATGGCGCGCGTGCTGGGCCTGGAAGCTCTGCACATGTCCGATGCGGACGTCCTGCCCTACGACTACGAACTGTACGGCAAAGAAATCAGCGCATACATTGAACGCGCGCAAGAGAAATCCAAAACCATGCTGGCGGCCGGCAGTCCGGACTTCGGCAAAGCTGCAGCAGCAGCCAAACGCTTCACCGCTGCCGGATCAAAGATATTGGCGATCCAGAAGAACCCTCCAGCGGACGCGGCCAAGCTGAACCAGGCGCTGATCGCCGCGGAGCGCGCGCTGCTTTTGGAGAAAGGACTGCCGGACCGCCCGTGGTTTCGCCACGCGATTTACGCTCCCGGGCAGTACACCGGATACGCCGCCGTGGTCATCCCCGGGGTGAATGAAGCCGTTGACGCCAAGAATGCGCAACGCGCCACGGAACAACTGGAAGCGCTGACCGACGCGCTGAACCGCGCAGCCGGTGTCCTGGAAAACTACAAGCCGTAAGAAAGGCCCTCGGAATGAAAACAGAACAGCCCGCGCCTTCTGTGAACAGGCCGGGCTGTTTCCAATATCACTTATGTTATGTGATTTGTAATGGGTAGCTACCTGCTCGGCTCTTGCTTGGCGACGGGAGAGAACTAGTCCGACTCTAAAGCCTAAGCGAGGGCTTATTTGAACTCAAATCTTACTTCGATGGTAGTCTGTTTGTCGGCCGCTTCGTAGCGCCACTTCTTGACCGCCTGAACCAAGGCCGCCACCAAAACCGGATTTCCGCCGAGTTCCTTAACGTCTGCGACCTTGCCATCAGGATTGACCCACACCAATACTCGGGCCACACCTTGAATGCTCATCTTTCGCGCGAGTTCCGGGTATTCCGGCGGCGGGCTCAACTTGACTTTGCGCAGCGGGCCTTGCGTCTGCCCTTGCAGGCCTGCTGCCGGCATTGCCATGAGGCCCAGGAGAAGTACTCCCGCCACGAGAAAAAGCGCCACTTTCAACGGATGCAGCCGTTTTGTTGCAGAGCAGATGTTCATCGGTCTATTTTGATTGCAGATCTCTGTGTCCGTGATCAACTACGTGCGGAAGAATACTATCAACGCAAGCAGATGCGATAGGTGACGATAGATGGATTTACTCTGTCCTTTTGTCACTCATTGTGATTATGGCTAGTTACAATTTCCGAAAACCGAACAAGCGCGTAGTTATTCCTTTCGCAAGTTAAGAGTTTCTCATCTCTTGAAACTTCGCTGATCATCACAGCAGTGATGCCAGTAATGACACCCACGTAACTTTCACTCTTATGGTGAACTATAGATAATCGCCCCTGTCGCTTGTGTGATTCTCCCATCCCCCGGATTTGAAGTCCATTTCACACACCAGCCAACTTCGATTGGGTTTGGATTGATGACAAAAAGTTAAGCGCATGGGAGCGCATTGGACTTTGAAGACAACCTAGCAAAGTGAAGGAATGAAGCAATGTCGCAAGAATTATTTTCCCGTCGAAATGCCGTACTTTGGTCAGCACTTCTGCTCGTGCTGTTGTTTAGCCAGTTCGTGTTTGCGCAGTCGGATGCGGGCGCAGGCGCCTTGCGCGGCACGGTAATCACCGCGGACGGCAAACCTGCTGCCGCTGCCGTGGTCAGGGTGCGCAATGCGGAAACCGGTTATGTTCGGGAGATGCAGAGTGACGACGCGGGGCAGTTCGTTGCAACGGCGCTCCCCGTCGGCCTTTACTTTGTTCAGGCCAAGAAAGCGGAGCTGAAAACGCCGGAGGTGGAGGCCGTTGTCACTGTGGGCCGGACCCGCACCACGGCGCTGGCCCTCAACTCCGCCAGCGAGCAGGCGAGCGACGGGAAGCAGACGCAGACCATGGTGATGAACACGGAAAGCCCGATTGACACCCGGGAAGTTTCCAGCTCATCGAGTGTCTCTCTCCGGTCGGTCGCGACGGCGCCCATCCGCGGGCGCTCCTTCCCGGACTTTGTCCAGCTCACGGCGGACATCTTCCAGGAATCAGACCGCAACGGCCTGGTCATTTCCGGACAGCGGTCCATCAATTCCAATGTCTCCATTGATGGCGCGGACTTTAATGATCCGCTGCAAGGAAACCAGCGTGGCGGCAATGATCCGGTGTTCTTCTTCCCCTTGGCGGCGGTGCGCGAATTTCAAGTAGTCCGCGCCGGAGCTGACGCTGAAGTCGGAAGGACCAACGCCGGATTTATCAATGCGGTGACCAAATCCGGCACCAACAACTGGCACGGCGAGGGGTTCTACATGAACCGCAATGCCAACCTCACCTCCCCGGACGCCTTCGGCAACCCGGCCCTAAACATCCAGCATCAGTTCGGCGGTTCCGTGGGCGGCCCCATCAAGAAAGACCGGACATTCTTATTTGCCGCGGTCGAGCAGAACGACTTGAACCTGCCTTTTGTCGTCAAGTTCCAGCCCCAGCCCGCCGGCGTAACGCTGCCCGCCATCCTGGCCGGCCTGGAAGGAGAGCAGGAAGGCACCAACAACACGTTTTCGGCCTTCACCCGGATGGACCACTCGTTGACTTCCAAGCACATGGTGAACCTGGACCTCAACTACGTAACCCTGGACGCGAAGAACTTTGCTTTATCGCCGCGCACCAATGATATTGCCGAGTCAACGAACTTTGACCGCCAAGGCTCCAGCGCGGCGGTAAAAGGCAGCCTGGTTTCCGCTTTCACCTCTTCTCTGCTCAACGAACTGCGCGGGCAGTTCGCGACGGACCACAGGTTCGAACAGCCCAACAGCCAGTCATCCATGGTGGTGATTACCGGAGTGGGCACGTTCGGCAGCGAGGTCACCCATCCGCGCCTGTTCGACAACTCGCGCTATGAAGTTACTGACAATGTGAGCGTCACCAAAGGCCGCCACTCCATGCGCTTCGGCGTGGACGGCAACCTGACGCCGGCGAAACAGCAGCGTGAAACCTTCATGGCCGGCCGGTATGACTTCAAGTCCTTGGCTGACTTCA
The Terriglobia bacterium genome window above contains:
- a CDS encoding transketolase family protein, translated to MITPASAIDLKAGNLVAIRQAFGPAFEALAETDKRLVAVTADLGGSVNLARFGEQNPSRYFNCGVAETNMIGMSAGLAMAGYIPYAVTFGAFLGRAMDHVRQSIGHNKLKVNVVGSHGGISNGKDGPSAHAIEDVAFFRSTPPFAVVVVADANQIPSALQASVDYPNPVYLRLYREPTAVFYEKNPPFSIGKANVLRKGSDITLVTCGPHVGYCQRWMDVWSKDVSIELIDSHTVKPLDEEVLLESAARTGAVVTVEDHYVNGGLGSAVAELLSERRPTPLQRVGLQGYAASGPYYELLEHAGIGERAVRDAIEAVLRRKRS
- a CDS encoding transketolase; protein product: MRSDKPERLRKIIMKTISELEAIARQCRVDTLKELRCAQSGHPGSSLSLMDVMVALYFGGFVRHNPADPDWKDRDRVILSVGHAVPGLYSCLSHAGYSPVAKLSGLRQYGTGLEGHAKRHTFPGIECSSGSLGQGLSVGVGLALAAKLRSEASRVVVLMSDGEQEEGSVWEAVMSASKWGLDNLIAVVDKNGNQINGPTSVVMPTLDPIADKYRASHWVARDIQGNNMAEVMDGMKWAMEAKGPAVLISHTETGFPISFMRGDYHWHHGVLTNPLFLKAMSDLKEPVSNEPDESWMPGYQPVTQEEAKQS
- the kdsA gene encoding 3-deoxy-8-phosphooctulonate synthase, which gives rise to MTLQLSQGTEIRMGRGHPLFLIAGPCVVESRSKTLTIARILREICGEFGVPLIFKASYDKANRSSQGTFRGLGMTEGLEVLAEVKATYGLPLLSDVHESVQVERAAETLDVLQVPAFLCRQTDLLHACGKTGRVVNVKKGQFLAPEDMANVAAKVEAAGGTRILLTERGASFGYHTLVTDLRALPIMARTGWPVVFDGTHSVQRPGALGNTSGGDREMIPYLVRGAVACGVDGLFLECHDDPDHALSDGPNNLDLKDLPKLLREILAIRHALGQT
- a CDS encoding alpha/beta hydrolase, which gives rise to MASAPLLCLATLFLNSATLSAQAVAHATGVAHTEQVDIGYETFGKLGATLPVIAVNGGPGLSHAYMMQNDVWQRVAKNRLVVFYDQRGTGASKPVRMPTPSSGDSGASAVSQSSISQNMDAQVADLDAVRQSLGLAKVALVGDSYGGLLAMAYAAAHPEHVAKLVLSDSPGPSWKSIVHVLPEVFPDIEEQNEQERQRLGPETEAAAQAGLRNHFRMIFYSPEKRDAYMSHMGDLGYEPAVAAAVGKATADLDLTAKLADFKFPTLVITGRYDMNVAPLTAWRLAHAIPGAKLVIFEQSGHLPSYEEPEKYVTVLEDFLNSR
- a CDS encoding DUF1801 domain-containing protein, translated to MRKAKSSKRRSAAKSTRVAQKTSPKTVAEYSAGVPQPARGALSKIRAAIRAVVPPEATETISYGIPAFKHKRVLVWFAAFSDHCSLFPTAAVIEAFKDELKGFSTSKGTIHFPLEKPVPVALIKKLVKARVAQEKSKKK
- a CDS encoding MFS transporter; protein product: MTEGNPGPAAAPATDGARSSPMNSHMDADGVDLATGAATDETAAFRLPRIARALHNRDFRLFWIGNFLSNIGTWMQNVALGWVVLERTNSAFWLGVVGFASSAPILLFALIGGVIADHVNNRKLLMITQSAMMVFAFTMAALAWLNVINVLEIILLALGTGIAMSLNTPSYQALVPRLVPREDLTNAIGLNSAQFNMSRVLGPTLGGFAMALVGAAGNFFLNGLSFLAVLVALSRMDYPERPAPAEGHLWDKLKQGFAYVFGHPHMQPLVMMTAIASLLAVPYLTFIPYFARDVLHRGVSGLGVLMACSGAGSFFAAVTIAHTGTMRRRGVFVLRSGIGFFCAIIAFTFSHNFWLSALLLMTAGYFMIIMVATVNALLQHLAEDTMRGRVMSIYSTAFLGLPPIGCLIAGYLVKVVSPAHAIAGMSAVALLGSVAVYATKVSLRELD
- a CDS encoding M28 family metallopeptidase; this encodes MLLPVLVLATFAQSTQESRAPSPGETPRVFGFRDFSKQHQWDQKFIAVPDPKLAEQHLKILTAVPHVAGSAEDRATAEYVAKQFFVGGLETETVSYRVWMNRPAEISVTLTAPANVKMNGPTREHVSSDPYQDDPRVLMPFNGSSPSGDVEAEVVYANYGRPDDFKKLEEMKIDVRGKIVIVRYGENFRGVKSFVAEEHGAAGVIIYSDPWDDGYFRGDAYPKGPWRPDTGVQRGSIQYMFKYPGDPTTPGFASVPTLPESKRIAPEKAASMPKIPTTPISYADATPILQSLGGPESPREWQGALPFTYHVGPGPAKVKMHLKQDYRYWTIWNVIGKITGAKYPNEWVVVGNHRDAWVYGAVDPNSGTAAMLETVHGIQELLHQGWKPDRTLIFASWDAEEEGLIGSTEWGEDHESELAHAVAYFNLDVAVTGPNFGASAVPSLKGFIRDVTRFVPSPKGGTVYDVWKERARERQNERRPEGGGRSVPNARVDADVPVGDLGSGSDYSVFIQHLGVPSADMTSSGQYGVYHSTFDDFAWFKKFGDPTFEYEQQMARVLGLEALHMSDADVLPYDYELYGKEISAYIERAQEKSKTMLAAGSPDFGKAAAAAKRFTAAGSKILAIQKNPPADAAKLNQALIAAERALLLEKGLPDRPWFRHAIYAPGQYTGYAAVVIPGVNEAVDAKNAQRATEQLEALTDALNRAAGVLENYKP
- a CDS encoding energy transducer TonB; protein product: MNICSATKRLHPLKVALFLVAGVLLLGLMAMPAAGLQGQTQGPLRKVKLSPPPEYPELARKMSIQGVARVLVWVNPDGKVADVKELGGNPVLVAALVQAVKKWRYEAADKQTTIEVRFEFK
- a CDS encoding carboxypeptidase regulatory-like domain-containing protein codes for the protein MLLFSQFVFAQSDAGAGALRGTVITADGKPAAAAVVRVRNAETGYVREMQSDDAGQFVATALPVGLYFVQAKKAELKTPEVEAVVTVGRTRTTALALNSASEQASDGKQTQTMVMNTESPIDTREVSSSSSVSLRSVATAPIRGRSFPDFVQLTADIFQESDRNGLVISGQRSINSNVSIDGADFNDPLQGNQRGGNDPVFFFPLAAVREFQVVRAGADAEVGRTNAGFINAVTKSGTNNWHGEGFYMNRNANLTSPDAFGNPALNIQHQFGGSVGGPIKKDRTFLFAAVEQNDLNLPFVVKFQPQPAGVTLPAILAGLEGEQEGTNNTFSAFTRMDHSLTSKHMVNLDLNYVTLDAKNFALSPRTNDIAESTNFDRQGSSAAVKGSLVSAFTSSLLNELRGQFATDHRFEQPNSQSSMVVITGVGTFGSEVTHPRLFDNSRYEVTDNVSVTKGRHSMRFGVDGNLTPAKQQRETFMAGRYDFKSLADFNIGKIARYRGTVPTNGDPNSLMYRGTQQELGLFVQDKFTLARNLTVNAGFRWDGQWNPQPTNPNPAIPQTTRIPNDLAMWQPRLGLSWDPKGRGTTVIRASAGLYDARTPANLFQRMFTDNFLVTSVLDSKFDKNVLNFVQFPNPLTVLPAGINAAPAKVIGFSPDFHNPRSFQASASMESTFSDAWTVSGGYTRNSTWGLQRRLDKNLFPATFDATGMPIFPLVRPNPAIGPLSINESEAHSRYDAFDFAVNHRMNRRLQFQAGYTLAWNRDDESGERVFNREGALDPLLPELDAGWSKNDVRNNFRISGILDLWRGFSLSAIALTRSATPFTPTIGFDTQNDGNDDNDRAIINGHVAGRNSMRGAPFSDLNLRILKSFHVSEKSRLETFGEFFNVTHNTNKGYGPDAVSLFGNAATPNPTAGQALFAPFTTRFGGPRQVQLGARYSF